GTACTCGTGGCTCTGTGGCCCGCCTTCCATGCTCACCACTGCCAAAGTCCCCGGACGGCCAGCTCTGTTCCCACAGCCCTATAAAGCAGGAgtgctccttcctcccctgctccaCATTGCTGTGCTGTGGTCCCGTCTCCTTATGCTGGGACCTCCTACCATGAAGCTCTTCTCCTGCCTAGTGGCtgttctcctcttcctcttccaggcAGCTCCAGGTAAGGGGCAAGAACCATGTGGGGTCTGCATTTACAGGGTCAGAGTCTTGTTGCTACTCCTTTTAGGGACGCTCCCCATTAGTCCTGGAACTCAAGTGAAAGGTGAAGCCAAAGCGACCAGATATCAAACCAGAACTTTCTGACGGAAGGCCCTgcttaaaccacaacagggTTGCTGGCTTCTCAAAACTCCTTGAAGTTTCTTTATGGCCTTTCGTGACACTGCTGGAAGAAGGCACCATGGAAATGATCTACCTCTTCATAACCCAGGGTCACAAGTCCTCTCTTTTAAGTACTGTAGGAAAGGGACAGAGGCATTCCCTTGTATTACTCAGGTAGAACTACACCAGAGAAGTTTGTGTTGGCTCTGTGAATATGCTGGCTCCCCTTCCTCAGCCCTTCTGTTGCCCCAGTTCATTTACTGACTGTGCTTTTAGCCTAACTTCTTCATATTTAAGGAAATTCCCCCTTCTTGGGGTAAAGCTTTCAAAAACGGAAGGAACTGGGCAAGTCTGCTCTCCCTTGTAACTGGACCAGATCCCAACACTTGGTTTTGTGCAAGGTATAGGTACATCTCAAGGCATACAAGCACCTTGCTGTCCCTTCCATGACCaacctgcagcactgcagtcCCAGAACTAAGGGGCATCCAAAGGCTGAGCTGTCCCCGCCCACTAAAAGGATAGGATATGATCAAGGTCAGGATATGATCAGAAACAACAGCTATCTTTTTCTCTGGTTGTACAAAGGCCTTCCTTGGAGTCTTGTGAGGTCCACGAGGCTTCTCTGAACTTCTGGAGAATCTGTCTTGTGCTTTTGGGGTATTTGTATCAGAACCCTATTAGGGGTTCATGGGGtttcaggaggaggaagaccGTGGGAAATGGACTGATCCCGCAGCATAAGTGGGAATGCTGTTCTTCCTGTAGGTCTCGGCTTGCCCAAAGACACCTTACGTTGTGTTCGCTACCACGGTTTCTGCTTCCAACCAAAAGCCTGCCCACCGCCATTTGCTGCATTCGGAACTTGCTCTGAACGTCAGAAAACCTGCTGCATAGGTACGTATGGAAACCCTGCCCGGGCAGGCAGCATTTGGAGAGGAGATTAGTTGGGGGCCTGCTGACTGCATCCACACTGCTGGGTTTAACAGGCCCCAGCTGACCTCTTCCTCATAAATTTGTCTAATCCTTTCTGGACTTGCTTATTTTGGAGCTCCTCGGTAGTCAATGAATATCATTATGTCTATACATGCTTTATATCCAGCTGTGCTGGTCTGACCTAAAGTTCATCCAGCATCCTGTATCTGACCATGGCCAGAGGTGGATGCTCCTCTACAGTTAGTTTGTGTGGCTGCACAATGAGTATAATGAGCACCACAAGGGTGTAATTACACTTTCCCATACATTCTCCCGGCTTTCATGAATTTGCAGCTCAGGACTTTTAAATCTAGACATCCTTGTGTTTTAAAAGTCCTTACTGGATTTTTTCTCTTAAGTTACAAATTTattctgtatgttttaaaaCCTCTTCCCTTGTGATTTTATTCTGTACTGCAAATGGAACAAATAGTCATTCTGCAGCCATCTTCTTCATAAGTTTACAATATTCCTCCttcagttatttcttttcttagatGGTAGACCACAAATTTCTCTTCTTACAGAAGTGCTCTGATTAGCCCCATAGTCCTTTGTGTCTTTACATTTGAAGACATAGGAACCAGAACTTCATGATAATTTCCATGTATGAGTGTGTCAGTGGTTCAGATAGCGATGCaattatgttttctgttttgatttaaatCCTTTTCATTCCAGACGCTACATCAAACCTCCATACTTGTCAAGAAGAAGGGGGCCATTGCGTACCTCCGAAAATCAAATGTCTGCAAGGGCAGCTGGGACTTTGCCCTCGCAAAGGATGGAAGTGCTGCAAAGAAGTGCAATAAAGACttcacagaactgcagaaaaccacagaaatgcatggacaagaaaacaaacaagctttcTTCCTGGTGTTGTAGAGAAGCTGTCTGGCTTTCTCAACATATGAAGTATATAATTACTTACAGccaatatgtttttttttaatctatataaCAAAGGcaataaatattaaacaaagAGTGTAACAGTCACATAAATGCTCAGAAAGAGGCAGAATGTCTCTGCCTTACACCCACGCAGAGAAATCCACAGAAGCATAGCCGTTACGCCCTTGGAAACCACATCCCCTCGTAATCTAGACTCGACCTCCCTCCCTCTTCTGTCCTGCCATGCAGCTTGTAGTGCAGCACTtgggctccctgcctgcttgAACTTCGCAGCCTTCTGGAAGGCGGCTGCCGTCGTTCTGCCTGCAAAGCCCCCAGCACGTTGAGGTTTCCTGAGACTGCTGGTGCATGTCACAGCAGCCAGGATGAGACCTTGCTGCTCAGTAGCTCCAGGGATCCTGGGCTAGGCGCTGTGTCTGGATCAGGCTGTGGTGGGAAGACTCAGCTCTGTAGTGGTTGGAAGCCTTTGGTTGGCGTCTTCCTCCAAAATGCACTCTTTGGTTTCATTCCTTGGATGCAGTTAGACAATTCTTGGGAAATACTGAATGTGCTCAGCTCTTCTCCAGCCCTTTGTCAGTCAAGAGGGTTTTTGGGGAGGTCAGCACCTCTCAAGATGCAACCGATGTCTGCAGAGCAAAAAGCTCACGAGTTCTCAGTAATTAGAATCATTTGTGCAGAACTGTGCCAGCAGATGCAACCTCGATTTAATCGGCCTTTTTTAGAGagctatttttcagaaaatggtaTGGGATCATCCTATCTTTGCTCCAAAGCAAAGCCTCTTTGCATAATTCTGCATCAGGAATAAGATGACCATTTGTGACAATGACATCTTTTCCTTCTACTAAAGAAATAGGTACAGTGACTTTTCAGTGACTGCCTCGCACTAGCATTGCTATTGCAATAACTACATTTTTTTGGCACTGTAGTTTGATTTAGGGGCCTAAACCTCTCTGCACAGGGTTTAATGGAAATGTATAATCTGTGTAACAAGGAAACGGTGTAAGTTTGTCTAAACAGACATGGAAATACCACACATACAGGCTTGGTAGAAGGGAACTGGGATTTTGTTGAATGCTGTCCTTTCTCTACCTAATATAGATGTGTTTCATGGGTTGCTTCAACTGGTGGGAATATTCCAAATCTGTTCCATACTGTCCATGTGGTACACCCTTCCTGATTAGCTGAGAGCTCAAGTATTTCTGGTTTATTGTCAATtaataaagatttatttatttttgcagaaatgtttgaaCAAACACTCTTGAAATTCACGCCCTGTGAATGCTTCTGAAACTCAGTCACAGCAGTATTTCTTACAAGGAAGTACTGAAAAGAAACCTATGTATGCACTGCTTACAAATGTGGAAATTAACACAAAGTTCTTTGTTcttataagtttttttttccttttttttatttttttttcactatgtACGCTTTATGCCTATACATGAAAACTCCTGCTTCTCTGCCAAAAAAATGCCACTTGACTGTGCTTGTGTATTGGTCCCAAATGTTAATACGACTGGTATTTCTTTCCTGCCAAAGCTCTCTGAAGACATAAACAGACAGGTAAGCGAGGAAGATGTAAATCAAGATAAATTTTAAGTCTCATGGGTGCATACAGATGCCAGTCTCCAATGCTTAATCAGTCCGGTGAGCTGGACACAAGCCATATGGATATATATACTCTCCAAGAAATGTCCCACAGGTAATACGCCCTTATACGTAATAATACATGGGAAATTTATGGCCTTTCTCAGCCCAAATCGGCCTCTCATTAGTATCTAGAGACCCATGGTGTCCTCCTAAAAACATGGTGTCCCGTGTGTCCACCCTACAAACACCCTTCTTGCAATGATGCCCAGAGAAAGCTTCCAGCTAGTGCAAGGGTTTAATCAGTTT
This genomic stretch from Anser cygnoides isolate HZ-2024a breed goose chromosome 3, Taihu_goose_T2T_genome, whole genome shotgun sequence harbors:
- the LOC106038138 gene encoding gallinacin-11-like, coding for MLGPPTMKLFSCLVAVLLFLFQAAPGLGLPKDTLRCVRYHGFCFQPKACPPPFAAFGTCSERQKTCCIDATSNLHTCQEEGGHCVPPKIKCLQGQLGLCPRKGWKCCKEVQ